A single window of Tetrapisispora phaffii CBS 4417 chromosome 16, complete genome DNA harbors:
- the BXI1 gene encoding Bxi1p (similar to Saccharomyces cerevisiae YNL305C; ancestral locus Anc_3.44): MNSEYYSGATSGPYATTNTNDLPDDFKYSVKVISCEPEVRLKFQRKVYSILIIQLLITFLYSLAVLNLPYLQNFMVNHRGIFILSTIISLVTCIWLSFAPNSNTEDDDISQSFMPNTGDSTLLQHRNSKPWYHLASKKAQFTVLMIFTFAEAYSMSIVTLTYDSKTILSALLITLVVVVGVTVSSLSPLFQVSMNSLTSVYYWLNWALWLMIGVGISTLFFGGMGGFSNLIFGWFGAFVFTIYLFIDTQLIFRKCYIDDEIKCCMMLYLDIINLFLSILRIMSNSNED; this comes from the coding sequence ATGAATTCTGAATACTACTCGGGTGCCACTAGTGGCCCTTATGCAACTACCAATACAAACGATCTTCCGGAcgattttaaatattcagtAAAAGTCATCTCATGTGAACCAGAAGTTAGATTGAAATTCCAACGAAAAGTATATTCCATACTGATAATACAACTGCTCATCACATTCCTATACTCACTAGCAGTATTGAACCTGCCATACTTGCAGAATTTTATGGTCAACCACAGAGGTATATTCATACTTTCCACAATAATATCACTAGTCACTTGCATATGGTTGTCCTTTGCTCCAAACTCTAATACCGAAGATGACGATATATCGCAATCTTTCATGCCAAATACCGGAGATAGCACTTTGTTACAACACAGAAATTCTAAACCATGGTACCATCTAGCCTCAAAGAAGGCCCAGTTTACTGTGCTTATGATCTTCACATTCGCTGAAGCGTACTCCATGTCTATAGTCACACTGACTTATGattcaaaaacaatattgTCTGCTCTGCTCATCACTTTGGTTGTTGTGGTCGGTGTCACTGTCTCTTCTCTGTCACCATTGTTTCAGGTGTCAATGAACTCACTAACTTCAGTATATTACTGGCTAAATTGGGCTTTATGGTTGATGATTGGTGTGGGAATCTCTACTCTGTTCTTTGGAGGAATGGGTGGGTTTTCTAATTTGATCTTCGGTTGGTTTGGTGCTTTTGTTTTCACTATATACTTATTCATTGATACACAATTAATTTTCAGAAAGTGTTACATCGACGATGAGATTAAATGTTGCATGATGTTATACTTGGATATTATTAACCTGTTCCTTTCCATTTTAAGGATCATGTCGAATAGCAATGAAGATTAA
- the MRPS18 gene encoding mitochondrial 37S ribosomal protein YmS18 (similar to Saccharomyces cerevisiae MRPS18 (YNL306W); ancestral locus Anc_3.42) yields the protein MLSGKILNLPLLGKVSRFNNATVRMFSGGQVAFNEKQLFAGISDMLSSSRDITNISTPIEESNGTQVVSGSGKKKIVKPNERTVKYVLSCLFGKNNTHFTYSAVVEDTNYMKLNSDKSYNEQFLYYYNLPRKVKFSISTGCLGFRKAARGEYEAAFQTSAKVFQMIQEKRLMDKDIEIVMKDFGKGRAAFTAALNGKEGNNIRKNNF from the coding sequence ATGTTATCAGGCAAAATACTTAATCTTCCTTTACTCGGTAAGGTATCGAGGTTTAACAATGCCACTGTGAGGATGTTTTCTGGTGGTCAGGTTGCGTTCAatgaaaaacaattattCGCTGGGATTTCTGACATGCTTTCAAGCTCGAGAGATATCACTAATATATCGACTCCCATTGAAGAGAGTAATGGAACGCAAGTTGTTTCAGGGTCTGGcaagaaaaaaatagttAAGCCTAATGAAAGGACTGTAAAATATGTGTTGTCTTGTCTTTTTGGTAAGAATAACACTCATTTCACTTACTCTGCTGTGGTTGAAGACACTAACTATATGAAATTGAATTCTGACAAAAGTTATAATGAACAATTTTTATACTATTATAATCTACCACGCAAAGTCAAGTTTAGTATTTCTACAGGTTGTCTTGGGTTCCGCAAAGCCGCAAGAGGTGAATATGAAGCTGCCTTTCAGACATCTGCAAAAgtttttcaaatgatacaagaaaaaagattaaTGGATAAAGACATTGAAATTGTGATGAAAGATTTCGGCAAAGGCAGAGCTGCGTTCACTGCTGCGTTGAATGGTAAAGAAGGTAATAAtataagaaaaaacaatttcTAG
- the TPHA0P01380 gene encoding GSK family serine/threonine-protein kinase (similar to Saccharomyces cerevisiae MCK1 (YNL307C) and YGK3 (YOL128C); ancestral locus Anc_3.41) has product MSNPTVNNSCEEFVADDVTSNRSDTTRRMLVKEYRKIGHGAFGTVVQAYITPDKEQWYGPFAIKKVPAQTEYKSRELQILRITDHPNVVRLDYFFTHVSPVDNKVYQHLAMECLPGTLQMEISRYSTNKLQLPIKHVKLYSYQIARGMLYLHALGICHRDIKPSNILLDSRTGILKICDFGSAKKLEHNQPSISYICSRFYRAPELIIGCTQYTTQIDIWGLGCVIGEILIGKAVFQGPEPLLQLREITKLLGPPDKKFIFFSNPAYDGPLFSKPLFSTSVLSRFEKHFGHAGPDGIDLLMKILVYEPQSRLSPRRIMAHQFFDELRNEAYFFPRGETQPVRLPELFNFSEFELRVIGDLVNKIKPQEEDNIN; this is encoded by the coding sequence ATGTCCAATCCTACAGTTAACAATAGCTGTGAAGAGTTTGTCGCGGATGATGTTACTTCAAACAGATCTGATACCACAAGGCGTATGTTGGTTAAGGAGTATAGAAAAATTGGTCACGGTGCCTTCGGTACTGTTGTCCAAGCTTATATAACGCCAGATAAAGAACAATGGTATGGACCATTCGCAATTAAAAAGGTTCCTGCACAGACAGAGTACAAATCAAGAGAATTGCAGATCCTAAGAATTACAGATCATCCAAATGTTGTCAGATTGGACTATTTTTTCACTCACGTTTCTCCGGTGGACAATAAAGTTTATCAACATCTAGCAATGGAATGCTTACCAGGCACGTTACAAATGGAGATTTCAAGATATTCGACAAATAAGCTGCAATTGCCAATTAAGCACGTTAAGCTGTATAGTTATCAAATCGCTCGTGGTATGTTATATTTGCATGCATTAGGTATATGCCATCGTGATATTAAAccttcaaatattttactggATTCACGAACAGGTATCCTGAAAATTTGTGATTTTGGTTcagcaaaaaaattagaacaTAATCAACCATCAATTAGTTATATATGTTCAAGATTTTATAGAGCTCCAGAACTAATCATAGGTTGCACACAATATACAACTCAAATCGATATTTGGGGTTTAGGTTGTGTTATTGGTGAGATTTTAATAGGAAAGGCCGTTTTTCAAGGTCCAGAACctttattacaattaagAGAAATCACAAAATTATTAGGACCTCCTGATAAAAAgtttatattcttttcaaaCCCTGCATACGATGGtccattattttctaaaccattattttcaacttCTGTTTTATCACGTTTTGAAAAACATTTTGGTCATGCAGGACCAGATGGTatagatttattaatgaaaattttagtTTACGAACCACAATCAAGATTATCACCAAGAAGAATAATGGCTCATCAATTCTTCGATGAATTGAGAAATGAAGCATATTTTTTCCCAAGAGGTGAAACACAACCGGTTCGTTTAccagaattatttaatttcagCGAGTTTGAACTAAGAGTCATAGGTGACcttgttaataaaattaaaccACAAGAGGAAGacaatatcaattaa
- the ALR1 gene encoding Mg(2+) transporter ALR1 (similar to Saccharomyces cerevisiae ALR1 (YOL130W); ancestral locus Anc_3.38), which translates to MSSSSDLADKETPPLSPTASLHESMVSMKTEDHNELYDHRQHDDPMDMANANTTSPHTHVRPHDLLFSNNNNNSSNDQPALDANSQLDDAKNSGTNSAAAKRRMSKARSMSTTNSMNLNHANLLAKTASQKSDVLPSNADANVKNPNTRNSFDSENSQASRESQETEEDVCFPMGPALHTRVNGIDFDELEEFAIQVNEQKQNYYNSMNYNNIYNTNFCSANAMDSDQINKSTSQAIASSSSSLISSAALKYTPRQEKLLNSDDTSTSQKDSHDISLEDKHNDKSNNNGVFFGNNKIEDEFEEESKERVTKHNTIHKKNDGDSLTNSNDSHNPPANEQMNFTSPIRYSYFCSESEETVHAEDIASLVKDGESYFELFHGGEPTWWLDCSCPTDDEMRCIAKAFGIHPLTAEDIRMQETREKVEMFKSYYFICFHTFENDKESEDYLEPINVYIVVLRTGILTFHFGPISHCANVRRRVRQLRDYVNVSSDWLCYALIDDITDGFAPVIQSIEYEADTIEDTVFMVQNLDFSGMLQKIGESRRKVMTLMRLLSGKADVIKMFAKRCQDEYSGIGPALTSYINIANLQAANNNMNYNMDSSHNFTPNGTQTNIHGSSSNTNFIQNPTGQQPSFQNQLPSQPFQNTFSKNAQPRSDIALYLGDIQDHLLTMYQNLLAYEKIFSRSHSNYLAQLQVESFNSNNKVTEMLGKVTMIGTMLVPLNVITGLFGMNVKVPGEGGSIAWWFGILGVLLLLGALGWFLASYWVSRNERPLLEGKENNDSGAKSIITNLFPRGARGARNYRNTSNNGRGRHSSNHSIQSLPSRYSRYN; encoded by the coding sequence GTCCTTGCACGAATCTATGGTTTCAATGAAGACAGAGGATCACAATGAGCTTTACGACCATAGACAGCACGACGATCCAATGGATATGGCTAACGCAAATACCACTTCCCCTCATACCCATGTCCGTCCCCACGATCTGTTATTCTccaataataacaacaacagtAGCAACGATCAACCTGCTTTGGATGCAAATTCTCAGTTGGATGATGCTAAAAATAGTGGCACGAACAGTGCTGCTGCAAAAAGAAGGATGTCAAAGGCTCGTTCTATGTCCACTACCAACtcaatgaatttaaatcaTGCAAACCTATTGGCTAAGACAGCGTCACAGAAATCAGATGTTCTACCTTCCAATGCAGATGCAAATGTCAAAAATCCCAATACCAGGAACTCGTTTGATTCGGAAAATTCACAGGCTTCGAGAGAATCTCAAGAGACAGAAGAAGATGTATGTTTCCCAATGGGGCCTGCATTGCATACAAGAGTCAATGGAATCGATTTCgatgaattagaagaatttgCTATTCAGGTTAATGAAcagaaacaaaattattataattcaatgaactataataatatctatAACACTAACTTCTGTTCAGCAAATGCAATGGATAGTgatcaaattaataaatccACAAGTCAAGCTAttgcttcttcttcctcttcaCTTATCTCCTCTGCTGCGTTGAAATATACACCGAGGCAAGAAAAACTTCTGAATTCTGATGATACCTCTACGTCCCAAAAGGATAGTCATGATATTTCATTAGAAGATAAGCATAATGATAAGAGCAACAACAATGGTGTCTTCTTTGGTAACaacaaaattgaagatgaatttgaagagGAGAGCAAAGAACGTGTTACAAAGCATAATACTATCCATAAGAAAAATGATGGTGACTcattaacaaattcaaatgatagTCATAACCCACCTGCAAATGAACAAATGAATTTTACTTCACCAATAAGATACTCTTACTTTTGCTCAGAATCTGAAGAAACTGTGCATGCAGAGGATATCGCAAGTCTAGTGAAAGATGGAGAATCATATTTCGAACTATTTCATGGTGGTGAGCCTACATGGTGGTTGGATTGCAGTTGTCCGACTGATGATGAAATGAGATGTATTGCCAAGGCTTTCGGTATCCATCCTTTGACAGCGGAAGATATCAGGATGCAAGAAACTCGTGAAAAAGTTGAAATGTTTAAATCATATTATTTCATATGTTTCCatacttttgaaaatgacaAAGAATCAGAGGATTATCTAGAGCCAATTAACGTGTATATCGTTGTCTTAAGGACTGGTATTTTGACGTTTCATTTTGGTCCAATATCACATTGTGCCAATGTTAGAAGGCGTGTCAGACAACTAAGAGACTATGTCAACGTTAGTTCTGATTGGTTATGCTATGCTCTGATCGATGATATCACAGATGGGTTTGCTCCAGTTATTCAATCTATAGAATATGAAGCTGATACAATAGAAGATACGGTCTTCATGGTTCAAAATTTAGATTTCTCAGGTATGTTACAAAAAATCGGTGAAAGCAGACGTAAAGTTATGACACTAATGAGATTACTAAGTGGTAAAGCGgatgttattaaaatgttcGCTAAAAGATGTCAAGATGAGTATTCAGGTATTGGACCTGCATTGACGTCATACATTAATATAGCAAACCTTCAAGCtgcaaataataatatgaattatAATATGGATTCTTCCCACAATTTTACACCAAATGGTACTCAAACGAATATACATGGTAGCTCCAGTAACACGAATTTCATTCAGAATCCAACTGGCCAGCAACCGtcatttcaaaatcaactCCCTTCACAACCATTCCAAAATACATTTTCAAAGAATGCGCAACCCAGAAGTGATATTGCATTATATTTAGGTGATATTCAAGATCATTTACTTACCATgtatcaaaatttattggCTTACGAGAAAATTTTCTCTAGATCACATTCTAATTATTTAGCACAGCTACAAGTCGAATCTTTTAATTCTAACAATAAAGTTACAGAGATGTTAGGGAAGGTTACTATGATTGGTACAATGTTAGTGCCATTGAACGTTATCACAGGTTTGTTTGGTATGAACGTCAAAGTCCCAGGTGAAGGTGGCAGCATTGCTTGGTGGTTTGGTATCCTTGGTGTTTTATTACTATTAGGTGCCCTAGGTTGGTTCTTAGCTTCATACTGGGTTTCAAGAAATGAAAGACCTTTATTGGAAGGTAAAGAGAATAACGATAGTGGAGCAAAATCCATTATTACCAACTTGTTTCCAAGGGGTGCTCGTGGAGCGAGAAACTACCGTAatacttcaaataatgGTAGAGGCAGACATTCATCAAATCACTCCATTCAGAGTTTACCAAGTAGATACAGTCGCTATAATTGA